TCCACCCGCTTCTGAATATCAGCTGCGGACAGATCGCGAATCGCGGCGATGCCGAACGCTTCGACGCTGTAGGAGGCCAGCGCGCTTCCGTAGACCACCGCCCAGCGCAGGGTCGCGTCATCGACCTTGCCGGTTTTCGCCAGGTAGCCCATAAAGCCGCCGGCAAAGGTGTCGCCGGCGCCGGTGGGGTCATAGAGCGAGGTGACCGGATAGGCCGGGCAATAGAAATAAGAGCTGTTATGCACCAGCAGAGCGCCATGTTCGCCTTTTTTGATGATCAGAGTGGAAGGCCCCATGGCTTGAATTTTTTTAGCGCCGACAAAGATGTTGGACTCGCCGGACAGCTCTTTGACTTCCGCGTCATTGATGATCAGTCCGTCCACAACAGAAAGAATTTTGCGCAGCGATTCAGGGGCGCCGGAGATCCAAAAGTTCATGGTATCCATGGCGACGAACAGGGGTTTGGCCACCTGCTGCATGACGGTGTACTGAAGCTCCGGACCGATGTTGGCGAGAAAAACAAACGGGCTGTTGCGGTAGCTTGGCGGAAGCTCTGGCTGAAAGCTCTCAAACACGTTGAGATGGGTGTAGATGGTCTCGCGATCGTTCATGTTCTCCAGATAGCGGCCTTTCCAGCGAAAGGTTTTTCCCGGCACGGTCTGCAGGCCTTCCAGGCTGACTCTGCGGTCTTTTAAAAACGCTATGTCCTGATGATGAAAGTCATCGCCGACGACCGCCACCAGATTCACCGGAGTGAAATGACTGGCGGCGGTGGCGAAGAACGTGGCGGAACCGCCCAAAACCTCGTCCGCCGCCGCCTGCGGGGTGATGATCGAATCGT
This bacterium DNA region includes the following protein-coding sequences:
- a CDS encoding sugar kinase — translated: MSLLVVGSVAYDSIITPQAAADEVLGGSATFFATAASHFTPVNLVAVVGDDFHHQDIAFLKDRRVSLEGLQTVPGKTFRWKGRYLENMNDRETIYTHLNVFESFQPELPPSYRNSPFVFLANIGPELQYTVMQQVAKPLFVAMDTMNFWISGAPESLRKILSVVDGLIINDAEVKELSGESNIFVGAKKIQAMGPSTLIIKKGEHGALLVHNSSYFYCPAYPVTSLYDPTGAGDTFAGGFMGYLAKTGKVDDATLRWAVVYGSALASYSVEAFGIAAIRDLSAADIQKRVDALTAMIRLPA